One stretch of Cohnella algarum DNA includes these proteins:
- a CDS encoding DUF6431 domain-containing protein → MSKILYFGLSCKAYLRTFGNQSPDVQLCCENCGRLLHKHGRYWRGIVTKHEVIQIPIYRRYCPTCRITISLLPEFLIPWARYATWVREAALKRKHKGFSWRQTTESTTTPAVRYSRRTLKRWWARHLRRAADAALWVAGKLVAQGDDTDMLHLYPTMMNPTPMDTLDWLDKLLPRFIPAGASRRGYWTFLNARLPVASRL, encoded by the coding sequence ATGTCAAAAATACTTTATTTCGGCCTTTCTTGCAAGGCTTATTTACGCACATTCGGAAATCAATCTCCTGACGTCCAGCTCTGCTGTGAAAACTGCGGTCGGCTTCTCCATAAACACGGTCGTTATTGGCGAGGAATTGTGACGAAGCATGAGGTCATCCAGATCCCGATCTACCGTCGATATTGTCCTACCTGTAGAATAACAATCTCCCTCCTGCCGGAGTTCCTGATTCCATGGGCCCGGTATGCGACTTGGGTGCGAGAAGCGGCATTAAAGCGCAAGCACAAGGGATTCTCTTGGCGGCAGACGACAGAAAGCACAACAACTCCTGCCGTGCGTTATAGCCGCCGTACGTTGAAACGCTGGTGGGCAAGACATCTGCGCCGCGCAGCGGATGCAGCACTATGGGTTGCTGGGAAACTCGTAGCCCAGGGGGACGACACGGATATGCTCCACCTTTACCCCACCATGATGAACCCAACGCCAATGGATACATTGGATTGGCTGGACAAACTGTTACCCCGATTCATCCCCGCTGGCGCATCCAGACGGGGCTATTGGACGTTTCTAAATGCGAGGTTACCTGTAGCATCACGCTTATAA